The sequence TGCGGAATTTGATCATGTCGAAAACGCGGTAGTTGGAGCCCACCCGTTTCGACTTAAAGAAGACCGGCCCTTTCGAGTCGAGTTTGATGAGGATGGCTACCAGCAGCATCAGCGGGCTGAACACAATCAGGGCCTGCAGAGAGGCCGCAATGTCGATGGCGCGCTTCCAAGTCGGTAACTGAAACGTAAAAGCCTGCCCTTCCACCTCCGCGTCGGGCTGAGTGGCTACCCGGCGCATCAGCGTCAGAAAAAACTTGATCCGGCGCTCCAGGTGCGTTGGATCGGTCAGGGTGAGCAGGTCGGTAACGCCCGTGTGCATCGCCAGCTGGGTTACCCGGTCGGTAACGGTCTGGCAGAGCAGCAGAATCGGCACACTGCGTTGGATAGTGAGGTCGCGCAGGGCCGCGAGTGAATCGGCTCTGGCTTCGGTTTCGTTGATGATGATGAGTGAGGTGGAACGGCGGTCACGTACCCAGGCGATGGCATCGTCCATCCGTTGGTACCAGCGGATCAGGCAGGAAGAATCCAGCCAGTTGCTGATTTGGCTAAATACGGCCTCATTTTTATCAACCAGCACTAGACATGGCGCTTGTTGCCCATTCATAGTCGGTGATGTGTTGTGGTGTGTAGGATAAGCAGACATGGTTACCGGCGGCTGTTACCAGGGGCAATGAGGCAATTGACCTGGTACGGTTCGATTATAGATTCAGGGAACCGGGTGACCAGAACCGCTTCAGCAGCGCTGAATGAACGGGCACAGCCTGAGCTTCAGCCTTTTCCAGGCCAAACACCGAGCGGCCAGTCATCGACTGAAGCTTCACTTTCACTTCGAGCGGGTTGAACGGCTTGGCAATGTGCCCATCGGCACCGGCTTCGAGGCAGGCAATCCGAGTGTCGCTGTCAAACGCTTCTGATAAAACAAGAATGGGGGTGCGGCCCATGAGCTTGCTCATACGGACCAGCTTGATCAATTCTAAGCCGTCGAAAAAGGGCAGGTCGAGTTCGGTGATCACGCAATCGAACTTACGGCCCTGTATCAACATACGAACCGCGTCGCGGCTATTGGTGGCTACGGTTATTTGGTAATCTGCTCTTAAGGTTTGGGTTAAAACCGTTACGATGTGTGGGTTTTCCTCAACGATAAGCAAGTGTTTCAATGACGTTTTCATTATGGCTAGGTTTTCCCTGCAACTTCTTTTTTGGAGAAATTTGGCACGACTATTGCTAAATTTTCGTCGTGCACAACAGGCATTATGGGTGTTAAAAACTGGCGTGTCACTTCCAAGCTGAATTGACTGTGTCGGGGACTGAATGATCAGTGCCACCGACTTCTTTTTTTTGTACCTACCGGCCAGTTCGTTAAATACATGCTTTTAGACTAGGTATTAGTTTCATACGTCACAGTGCTTAACTGCGATTTAACTGACGGTTTATTAGGCGGTCGATAACGATACTATCGGTTTCAGTCAATCGAAAATTCAGTTTGTGCCTTACGCCGAGAGATACGCGCGCCTTCCTAAAAATGGAATTTCATTCCACGCGCTTTCCCAACAATCACTACGTAATCACTCGTTGGTTAGCTATTCATTATCAGTTATTTACTAGTTAAAATAGGCTGTATTTACCCAGTTCGAGCGGCTGAAAACCATTGTAAGTTGGAGACGACGCGAATACGAACGAGGGTTTTGCAATAAATTTTAGAGGCTACCAGATTGAAATTGACTGAGAGGTTGCTCGTCACTTTTAAATTCCTCTATAAACACTAGTCTTTCTATAGAATGTTTAATTAGTGTATGTGCATATATATATGATTAATTTTTTGGTTTACTACAGCCAAATAATAGAGTTTTCTAAAATCGTATAACAAATTGGTTGCATTTACTTAAGTAAAATCTCCATAGATTTTACCGATCTTATATAACTATCGCCTATTTGTTACTACAATAAGTTAACCCAATGTGGCCCAATGAGACTGAGTTCGTCTAAAGGATATAGCTATACGGGCACGGTGTTGGTACTGGCCCTGATGCCTACCTGAGCTGACTCTATTATGCAGACGAACCGGCCAACTGACACATCCCCTTTTTCTGCAACCACCCGTTGGTTTGCGGAAGCGCAGCAGGTTCATCAACTCGTTGAGGCAATGGCTAGCCGCTATCCCGAGCAGCCCGCTGTCGTGATCGAAGGCGCTTCGCAGACTTATGCGGAGTTGAACGAAGTAGCCAATCGGATTGCCAGTCAACTGCTTCGTCAGGCCCCGGAAGCGCCTGTCATCGGTATCGATACCACCCGCCGACTGTCGCTGGTTAGTCAGCTGTTGGGCATACTGAAAGCGGGCAAGGCCTACCTGCCGCTCGACCCTACGTACCCAGCCAGCCGCCTTCGGCAACTGATCGACAATGCCCACCTGACGCATTGCCTGACGGATGGGGCTCAGAACCTATATGGCGAACTGGGCCTCTCTGTGGTGCGTACTGATGAGGAGACAGCGACCGACGCCCCCAACCCGCTAACCCGAACGCCCTACGTCTGTGTATTGTATACGTCGGGGTCGACTGGTGTTCCCAAAGGGGTGTGTCTGGGTCATGCCGGGCTGATCGACCTGCTCCGCTGGGAGGCAACGCAGGGCCCAGCCCGGCCTGGTAGCCGTACGCTTCAGTTCTGCCACCTCAGCTTCGACGCGTCGTTTCAGGAAATCTTCCTGCCGCTTAGCACCGGTGGTACGGTTTATTTGATTGATGACAGCTACCGCCTCGACGCGGGCCGGTTGCTGCGGTTTATGGTCGATAATGCGATCAATCGGGTGTTTCTGCCCTATGTGGTGCTGCAATACCTCTGTGAAGCGGCCGAGGCGCAATCGCTGTTTCCGGCCTCGCTCGAGGAAATCATTACGGGTGGTGAACGCCTGCGCATTACGCCGCAGATCCGCCGGTTTTTTACCGAGCTGCCCACCGCCACGCTCATGAACGTGTATGGCCCCACCGAAACGAGCGTGTGGGTGACCCAATACAAACTGACCGGCGATGCGCCCAACTGGCCCAAGTTGCCGCCCATTGGCGCGCCCATTGCCAACGCTGAGGTGCTGATTCTGTCGGACACGCTGACGCTGCTGCCCGATGGCGAGGTAGGGGAGG comes from Fibrella aestuarina BUZ 2 and encodes:
- a CDS encoding sugar transferase gives rise to the protein MNGQQAPCLVLVDKNEAVFSQISNWLDSSCLIRWYQRMDDAIAWVRDRRSTSLIIINETEARADSLAALRDLTIQRSVPILLLCQTVTDRVTQLAMHTGVTDLLTLTDPTHLERRIKFFLTLMRRVATQPDAEVEGQAFTFQLPTWKRAIDIAASLQALIVFSPLMLLVAILIKLDSKGPVFFKSKRVGSNYRVFDMIKFRTMRTDAATMLKDMASENLYNINGATDETPQVKDICEECALIASSCQRKLFHNDRFVCERQYLKQGEKGATFVKFRNDPRITRLGHFLRNSSIDELPQLINILRGDMSLVGNRPLPVYEAEKLTADQTVKRFAGPSGLTGLWQVQKRAKGEAKMDEQERIALDIEYVETFSFWNDMKIIYKTFFSLWQQENV
- a CDS encoding response regulator; its protein translation is MKTSLKHLLIVEENPHIVTVLTQTLRADYQITVATNSRDAVRMLIQGRKFDCVITELDLPFFDGLELIKLVRMSKLMGRTPILVLSEAFDSDTRIACLEAGADGHIAKPFNPLEVKVKLQSMTGRSVFGLEKAEAQAVPVHSALLKRFWSPGSLNL